The Paenibacillus yonginensis genome segment GGCGCTTGGAGCCGCCGCTTCCGGAGCTATTCCCCTGACGCACCGGGGAATATCCGCATCCTGCGCTTTTGTTACGGGCAGCCGCTGCGGAAGCGGGCAGCGCCAAGTCCGCTGGGACCTGCTGGCTGGCGCTGTAGATACGCTGGTGATCTACATGGGAGTGGGAGAGCTGGCTGCTCTATGCGGAGAAATGCTGCGCAGCGGGAAAGCTCCGGATACGCCAGCGGCCATTATCGAGCGTGGAACGACGGCCAAGCAAAGAATCCTTACCGGGCGGCTGGATCAACTGGATAAGCTGGCCGTCTCCATGCAGGCCGAGAATCCGGCTTTGATTGTAATCGGCGAGGTAGTCCGGGTCCGTTCTGAGCTTCTGGAGCTGGAAGCCCGGATGATGGAGCAAACCAGTTCAGCGTAGAAGAACCGGGAACAGTACAGAAGGAGACACGTACCAGCCGGAGTCCGGGGGTAGACGACGATTAACGAGAGGGGCAGACCTGTGAAGGCTGCTCTTTTTTATTTTGCCACACCGGTCAACACGCTATATTTTTAAAAAAAAACGGCTCTTCCAGCTCCCGCAGCATGTTGTGCAAATGCCGGTTGGCGGCTTGGGGATTTTCGGCTTCCAGCTTCTCCTCCAGCAGCTCTATATTCGTCCACAGGAACGGGAAAACGAGCTGATACAGCAGATTCAGAACGCTCTCTTCCTCATTTGCTAAAGGCCTTTGCTCTCGGTAAGTCCGGACGAATAAACGGAGCAGGTCGTGGCGGCAGTCTTCCGGCAATCCCGGCTCCAGGTCCATAATAAAACAGATAAAAATGCCTTCCGTAACGAGATCGTTCACCAGCTTCTCATCCCCGGCAATATTAAAATCAATAACGGCCCGAATCGAGCCGTCCTTATTCAACATGACATTGTTGGTGGAGAAGTCGCCCTGCACCGCATAGGATGGAAGCTGCGGCCAGACTCGCTTTAGTTCGTTTCGTTTGAGAATATATAACTGCTTGATTCTCTCATAAAGAAGAACATCGATTTTATTAAACCCGTCCTTAACCGGCAGATCCAGGAAACGGTTCCCTCCGCGGCTGATATCCGAGCGGGGATTAAACAAATCCCAAATAGTACCGTGGTCCAGCCGGCAGTTATGCCGGGCGGAAATCTTGTGCATATTGGCCATTAGAACGGCAAGCTCCCGGACATACCGGGGATTTATGCAGGGCAGTTCCCGCTGACCCTCCTGATCTTCTACCGTGACCGCACATTCAATGCCGTGTATGGCAAGAACCTTGCCATACCGCTGATCCGGCAGAGGGTGCCTTTTAGGAACGGGAAATCCGTTTGCTCTTAATGTTTCGCTGAATTCGCTTTGCCGGTTAATTAGTTCAGCCGGGTGCTCGGTTTCTTTAATGATTTTAATGATAAAGGTTTGTCCGGTATCGGTTTGGACGGAAACGATAATTCGGATTCGTGGTTGGCCGTCTGCCTTTCTTTGGCTCTCATAGAGGATAGAATAATGCTGGACGGCGGACGGAAGCCGGAACAAGTCAAGCGAGCTTGCAAACAGCGGGACAGATAATTCGATCATAAGAGCTCCTTCACACAAAAATTGAATAATAGGCATATTTCCATTATTTTATGACTTCATAAGGGGCTCTGCAAGCGATCATTTAGCGCTTTTATATAGAACGATAATTTTTTCTCTCTTTTGATATAACACGTGTTATAATCGGATGGGGTCACACGAACAGCTTACATACCGGAAACTCCGGGAGCGTATTTTTAGGTTTAGCGGGATTTGTATTCTTTAATAGATTTTGTATGGAAAAGGTGAGGTGTAAGATCATGCTGTTTACTTTGGAAAAATTGGAACGCCGCATCAACGAACTGGCCGGGCTCCGCTACCGGGAGCCTTTGATGCTGGAAACGCTGCGGATCGTTCCGGGAGACTTAGCTTATGATGACGCGGTTAAGCAAGCGGGCGATTATCCGGTTGTGCGGATCGGGGACCGCTGGGGCGGGAGAGATGTATATGCCTGGTTTGTGGCGGAGCTAAGCTTCCCGGAGAGCTGGAGAGGGCAGGACATCGTTGGACTGATCAAGCTTGGTGAAACCGGTGGAGGCAACTGCAGCGGATATGAAAGCCAGGTTTACTGGAACGGGGAAGCGCTGCAGGCGCTTGACCGGAACCATGGGGAACTGTTTGTGCCGGCCGCTTCGGTGGAGGCGGGACAGGCGCTGCTGGCCATCCGGGCGTGGAGCGGGCTGACTGCCCCGAACGGCGACCAGGTGCCTTTTGACCACCGCGTCGACCGGCTGGAATTCGCCGTGCTGGACGGAGTGGTGGACGATCTGTATTACACGGCGCTGCACATGCTGCAGACGGTGAAGGTGCTGGACGACCGGGTGCTGGAGAAGCAGGCGATGATCGCCGCGCTGAACAAAGCTTTTGCCTGCATCGACTGGAGCGTGAAGGGATCGGACAACTTCTACCGCTCTGTGGCGGAGGCCAGACAGCTTCTGCATGAGGAGCTGGCGTCCATTCCGCGCGGACCGCGCCCGCAGATCACGGCGGTGGGACACTGCCATATCGACGTGGCCTGGCTGTGGCGCCTGAAGCATACGCGGGAGAAATCGGGCCGCTCCTTTTCCACGGTGCTGCAGCTGATGGACCGCTTCCCGGAATATGTGTTTATTCAGTCCCAGCCGCAGCTTTACGCTTATTTAAAGGAAGATTTTCCTGAGCTGTATGCGAAGATCAAACAACGCGTGCAGGAAGGCAAATGGGAAGCGACCGGCGGGATGTGGCTGGAATCGGACTGCAACATTCCGTCCGGCGAGTCTCTGGTACGCCAGCTGCTGGTCGGCAAACGGTTTTTCCGGGAGGAGTTTGGCGTAGACAACAAGGTGCTTTGGCTGCCGGACGTGTTCGGCTACAGCTGGGCCTTGCCGCAGATTCTGAAGAAAAGCGGCATTGATTATTTTATGACGACCAAAATCAGCTGGAGCCAATTCAACCGGTTCCCTTACGACACCTTTACCTGGCGCGGCATTGACGGCACGGAGCTGCTGACGCATTACATCACGACGCCGGACAGCGACGGCAGCTGGTATTACACCTATAACGGCAATGTGACCGGCTCCTCGGTTCAGGGGCTGTGGGACAACTACCGGCAGAAGGACATCAACGACAAGCTGCTGCTCGCTTACGGCTGGGGCGACGGCGGCGGCGGACCAACCCGCGACATGATCGAAGCGGTGCGGCGGTATGAAGATATGCCGGCTGCTCCCCAGGTGAAACCGGGCGGGGCGGAGACCTTTTTCAAGGAGCTTGAAGAAAGTGTCCGGGGCGAGCAGCGGCTGCATTTATGGGACGGCGAGCTTTACCTGGAATACCACCGGGGAACCTACACATCGCAGGCTTATAACAAAAAAATGAACCGCCGCATGGAGCAGCTTCTCCATCAGGCTGAATTTATAAATACTTTGGCTTACGTGCTGAATCCGGCCCACCGTTATCCGGACGCCGAGCTGGGCGGCGTCTGGCAGACGGTGCTGCGCAACCAGTTCCATGACATCATTCCGGGTTCCTCGATCCGCGAGGTGTATGAAGACAGCCGGGTGGAATATGAGGAAGCGCAGCAGACCGCCCTGAAGCTGATGGCCGAAGGCATTGCAGGGCTTCATCCGTCCGAATCCCAAACCGCGGGGGCGGCTTATCCAGGCTCCGCTCCAGCAGCCGGACAGCGGATAGTCCGCGTCTTTAACGGATTGGGCTGGCAGCGTTCTTTTATGGCGGATGTAGTTCTTGAGGACGGCGAGGATACCGGAAACGCGGAGGATTGGAGCTGGTATTCGGCAGACGGCGAACTTCTGGAGAGCCAGGTTCAGGCTCAGGCTGAGGCCGGTTCCGGCAAGACCGTTTCGGTCAGCGTCAGAAACGTTCCGGCTTACGGGTATACGACCCTGTACGGGCGGAAGGAAACGCCAGCTGCGGCTGCAGAGCCTGCGGTGAACACGGATTGGGCAATTACAGAGGGAGCGGTTGAAACGCCGTTTTACAGCATCCGTCTGAACGAGGCCGGCCAGCTGGTTTCGCTGCTGGATAAGCGGGCCTTACGTGAGGTGCTCAAACCGGGCGAACCGGCCAACGTGCTGCAGGTGTTTGAAGATAAGCCGATGAACTTTGACGCTTGGGATATCGATATCTTTTACCAGGAGAAAATGAAGGTCATTGACGATCTGCAGGAGATCAAGGTGTTGGAGGAAGGTCCGCTGCGGGGCGTGCTGCTGCTCAAATACCGGTACCTGAATTCCGAGATTACGCAAAAAATGACCGTCTACCGCGACAACCCGCGCATCGACTTTGTGACGGAAGCGGACTGGCATGAACATCAGCAGCTGCTTAAAGCGGCGTTCCCGGTGGACATTCGTTCGACCAAAGCGACCTATGAAATCCAGTTTGGCAACGTAGAGCGGCCAACCCATTGGAACACGAGCTGGGATTACGCCCGGTTTGAATCGGTGGCGCAGCGCTGGGTGGATTTGTCCGAAGGCGGTTATGGCGTCAGCCTGCTGAACGACTGCAAATACGGCCATGATATCCGCGGCCATGTCATCCGGCTCAGCCTGATCAAATCGGCGACATGGCCGGACGGCTCGGCCGATCAGGGGCATCATGCCTTTACGTATTCGCTGCTTCCGCACAGCGGCGGCTGGCTGGAAGGCGGTACGCAGCAGGCGGCCTGCGAATTAAACCAGCCGCTTGCGGCCGTGGGTCTGGAAGCGGGCCAAACGGCAGGGCCTGCCGAGCTTGGCATGCTGGACATCAATCTGCCGAATGTGCTGATCGATACGGTCAAGAAAGCCGAAGACAGCTCGGCGATGATCGTCCGCCTGTACGAATTCGGCGGCAGCCGCGGAACGGCGCGGTTAACGCTGGCTTCCGAGCTTGGCGGCATTCTGCGGGCCGAGGAAACCGATCTGCTGGAGGAGAATCCGGAGCCGCTCAAGGTAACGGGGCAATCGGTGGAGTTGTTTTTCAAACCTTACGAAATCAAAACGCTGCGTATTACGCTGTAGCCATCGGACGGGCGAACGAGCAAACGAGTGAACGAACAAACAAACAAACGAACAAACCGATTTCGATAAATAAGGGCAAGGGCATCAAACTCCGCATAGCGGGTTTGATGCCCTTGTTTTTCTTTGTTGTTTTCCCCTATTCCAGATAAGAGGCAAGGTTCTCCTCCAGCAGCTTCCGCATTCGCTCTCGCAGCTCCTGCGGCTCCAGCACCCGCACATCGGGCCCGTATCCGAGCAGCTTGCGGGACAGATAACGGAATTCCGAAGGAGGCACGGACCCGACCCACTCGCCGTCATGAATCGGCTGAAAAAGCGGTTCATCCGCAGCCAGTCTGGCCCCGAATTCCGTGAACCGCAGGACGACCCTTACGCCGGGCCTTTCGTCTACAGCGCTGATCCATGCCTTCAGCGTGGGGAGCTTCGCGGCAGCACCGGCATTGCCGTCCGGGACAGGGAACGGCTCCAGCACTTCCAGCTCGAGCACCCGGTCTACCCGGTATAACAACACCCGTTCATTCGCCAAAGCAGGCATATACCACCGCTGGTTGTCGTAATAAATGCCCAGCGGATAAGCTTGTTTGGCTTCGGGGCGGCCGGCAGGCGAAGCATAAAGGAAACGGATTTCCCTCCGCTCCAGCGCGGCATTCAGGATGTCCGTCGTAAAAGGGGAAGACGGCGTATTCCGTAAAGCAGGGAAAACCAGATGGTCCTGCAGCCGGTCGATCCGCTCCTGCACATCCCGGGGAAGTTCCGCGAAATACTGCAAAGCGAGATGCTCACGCACGGCGGAATAAGGGAAATCCTTGATCTGCTCCAGCAGCCGGAGCATCAGAAATAATCCCAAAGCTTCCGTAAGGTTCAGCTGGAGGGGAGGCAAAATCCGGTTGGGCAGCACCCGGTAGCCTCCATGCGGGCCGGTTTCGGTATATAGAGGGAAACCGCTCTGCTGCAGATGGTCGAGATCCCGCTGAATCGTACGTACGGAAACCCCGAAACGTTCGGCCAGCTCGCGGGCCGTGATTTTGGTGCGGGAATCGAGCAGCCTCATGATCGCAAGACGGCGTTCATTCATGGCGGTTCCCCTTTCTTTTTGATCTACGACAAGTTTTGTCATAAATACAGTTTATCATAAATCCAGATCAAGAAAGGAGTGAATTTGAATGGATAAACAGGAAGTGGTTTTGTACGTGGCGATCAGCCTGGACGGTTATCTGGCCCGGGAGGACGGCTCCGTGGACTGGCTCGATCAAGTAGAGGGGGACGGAGGAGATAACGGGTACAGCGATTTCTACCGGACGATCGGATCCCTTGTGATGGGACGGTCTACTTATGAAGTGGTCCTCAAGCTGAGCGAGGAGTTCCCTTATGCCGGGAAGCCGGTCTATGTTTTTACTTCCGGGGCAGAAGGGATTACGCCCAACGAACATGTTGTGTTTACCGCTGAATCGCTGGAGGTCGTGACGGAACGATTAAAAGCCGTGTCCGAAGGCGACATTTGGCTTGTCGGGGGCGGCAAGCTGGTGAAAGGATACCTGGAAGCCGGTCTGATCGACCGCGTGGAGCTTGCCGTAATTCCGGAGGTTCTTGGCGCGGGAATTCCGTTATTCCCGAAAGGAGTGCCGGATACTAAATTCCGTTTGACGGGGATTCGGCAGCTCGGACAAATCGTAATGTTGTCCTACCGAACCATCCGGGAGAACGGAGAGAATACGGCAAACCGTTGATCCGGAAAAGGGAAAAAACAAGTATAGCCAGTTGTTCCGTTTAAACCCGCCTTATTATACAGTACAATACAACTAACCACTTATCGGAAGGGAGCTGTGTAACGATGAAAAAGATTTCTTATTCGCAGGTTTGGCAAAAGGCTCAGTATGCACAGCTTTCCGGCAGCCGCTAAGGGTAAGACAAGGAATGGACGATTGAACCGGATGCTTCCGGAATTCGGCCGGAGTTCTCCGGAAAAGTCCAGCTTGGTCTAAAAGTGAACCTGACCGGGAAAGCCAGTGTGCTTTCGCGGTTTTTTTTGCGTCCTGAGGAATCAGGACGGCTTCTTCCATAGACTCATGAACAGACGGAACCTGGTCAGAGCATCGGCAGGCGGTAGGCGGTAGGCAGCGGTATGTTAACCGCCGGAGGCAAGCCTGTCGGGCTGGATAGGACCGTTTGGAACATGAGGCATGGAGGGCAAGATCGCGAAGAAAGCTTCGCGGTCTTTGTTATTTTTAGGGAAGGGGTTTAAAGCACGATCAACGATGGAAGATACGAAAAATAGGAGGAATTGGATGAATAAATACAATGAAACGCTGCTCGCGCCTTATGGCTGGAACCAGGAGCTTCAGCAGCGGTGGATGCAGGCATTCGCAAACGGGGAGCAGGAGCAGAAACAGGAGGTCCGGCCCGAAACAAGTCGGGGTACAGGCACGGCCCTGCTTCCGGCTCGGGTTATTGCCGATCTTGGGCATAAATACCGGCTGATTACGCCGCTTGGGGAGCTTTGGGGCGAGCTGTCAGGCAAATACCGCTTTATGCTGAGTGAAGGAGAAGGCGGACTGGTGCCGGTAGTCGGCGATTGGGTGGCTGCGGACTGCCGTCCATCAGACGGCAGCGCAACGATCCGGGGAGTGCTGGCGCGCAAGAGCCAAATCTCCAGACAGGCGGCGGGTCAGGAAACCAAAGAGCAGATCGTGGCCGCCAATGTGGATGTGCTGTTTCTGGTAGCTGCGCTTAACCACGATTTTAATGTGCGGCGACTTGAACGTTATTTGATTATGGCTTACAGCAGCGGAGCAATGCCGGTGATCGTGCTCAGCAAAGCGGATCTGTGCAGCGATCTTCCTCTCTACCTGGCGCAGGCGGAGGGGGCGGCGCCGGGTGTGCCCGTGCTGGCGGTCAGCGCGCTGGAGGATCATGGGATCGAGCAGTTGGCTCCCTACTTGAGCGGAGCGCGGACGTGCGCGCTTGCAGGTTCTTCCGGTTCGGGCAAATCGACGCTGCTGAACCGGCTTGCCGGCCGGGAAATCCAGGCTACCGGCGGCATTCGTGAAAGCGACAGCCGCGGCAGACATACGACCACGCACAGGGAATTGTTTCCGCTGCCGGGCGGGGGTGTCCTGATCGATACGCCGGGCATGCGCGAGCTGCAGCTTTGGGACGGCGGCCATGACGGGCTGAGCAGCGCTTTCTCAGATATCGAAGAGCTTGCGCAGCGCTGCCGCTTCCGAGATTGCCGGCACCGCGGCGAAGAGGGCTGTGCCGTGCGTGAGGCGGTGGCCTCCGGAGAGCTTGAGAACTCACGGCTTGTTAACTACCATAAGACGCAGCGCGAGCTCGATTATCAGGCAGCCAAAGAGAGAAAGCAGCAGGCCGTCCGGGTAAGGGGCGGAAGCAGAAAGAAAAGCAGAACCCCGGCGGATTGGAGAAAGGAGTACTGAACAAAGGAACTTTTTGGTGCCTATAGGACCGAAAAGTACGTACTGTTAAGAGCTTCCGTTCCGGTTAATAATAGAGGGGGATCTTACGATTACCTATATGAATAAATCCGGAGGGATTCTACGATGGACTTGCAGTTAACAGGTAAAACAGCGCTGGTAACCGGTTCGACTTCAGGCATCGGCAAAGCCATTGCGGCCGTTCTTGCATCCGAAGGCGCGAAAGTGCTTATTAACGGGCGTTCGGAGGCTAAAGTGAACGAAGTGATCCAGGAGATTGGGAAGCAGGTTCCCGGGGCTCTTCTGGAGCCGGCAGCCGCAGATTTAGGAACGGAGGAAGGCTGCAGCCGAATGTTGTCGGCTTACCCGGCGGTAGATATTCTCGTTAACAATTTGGGCATCTTTGAACCGAAGGAGTATTTCGATATTCCGGACGAAGACTGGCTGCGGTTCTTTGAAGTGAATATCATGAGCGGAGTACGTTTAACACGCCGGTATTTAAAAAACATGATCGACGCCGGCGATGGCCGGGTGATCTTTATTGCCAGCGAAGCGGCGGTGATGCCGTCGCTCGAAATGGCGCATTACAGCGCAACCAAAACGATGCAGCTTTCGTTGTCCCGAAGCCTGGCCGAGCTTACCAAAGGTACCCGGGTCACGGTAAATACCATAATGCCCGGCTCCACCTTGACTGAAGGCGTAGAGACGATGCTGAACACGCTTTATCCAAATGAGAATCTGAGCGTGGAGGAAGCCGAGAAGAAATTTATGAAGGAGAACCGTCCGACTTCCATTATTCAGCGGCTGATCCGTCCAGAGGAGATTGCGAGCCTGGTTGCTTTCGTTGGCAGCCCGTTGTCTTCGGCCATTAACGGAGCCGCGCTGCGCATCGACGGCGGACTGGTGCGCAGTATTTTCTAAGAGGACGACACATTAAACCAAATCCCCCTTGTCCGATGACTCGGGGGATTTTGCTGTGTCCTGACAGGGCTACTTCACCGTAAGGGTACCGGAATACATATACATTCCGCAGTGGAATTCATAAGTGCCAGGCTTAAGATTGTCCAGTGTGTAATAGTTGTCCCCTTTCTTCAGATAGACATTCATGCCCAGGTCGAGAGAAGCGACGTCGCGAATGCAGGATATGCCCTTCTCTTTTTTGAAATTGAGCAGCACGGGGGTTCCGGCCTGAATTTCGATGTGATTCGGGAAAAATCCGTTCTTGCGCACATCAACGGTCACAAGCTGGGACTGGCTGTTCTGCTGCGCACGAGCCGTCTGGGCAAAGACCGCCAGATCCGGCTGCGGCTCCGGCATATGATCCCGAATATAAAACAAAGCAAACCCTCCAAACAGAAAAGCGGTTAACCCGACGGTCAGAAACGGCCAGACGGCGGCTAATTTCTTCACTTCCTTTATTCCCTCCTCAAGAGATTCTTCAGGTTATATTCGCAGGTTCTGGAAGTCAGACAGCCGGAATTCATTCCGGACTTTATATTATTGTACGAGCCGGGGCGTACAATCATGCCAAAGCTGGGAAGGACTAACTCTCTTAGTTTATTTTGTTTCTGATGTTGAGGAGAACAGCAATATTTTTAACTTGATGGGGAAAAAAGC includes the following:
- a CDS encoding cupredoxin domain-containing protein, translating into MKKLAAVWPFLTVGLTAFLFGGFALFYIRDHMPEPQPDLAVFAQTARAQQNSQSQLVTVDVRKNGFFPNHIEIQAGTPVLLNFKKEKGISCIRDVASLDLGMNVYLKKGDNYYTLDNLKPGTYEFHCGMYMYSGTLTVK
- a CDS encoding SDR family NAD(P)-dependent oxidoreductase, with the protein product MDLQLTGKTALVTGSTSGIGKAIAAVLASEGAKVLINGRSEAKVNEVIQEIGKQVPGALLEPAAADLGTEEGCSRMLSAYPAVDILVNNLGIFEPKEYFDIPDEDWLRFFEVNIMSGVRLTRRYLKNMIDAGDGRVIFIASEAAVMPSLEMAHYSATKTMQLSLSRSLAELTKGTRVTVNTIMPGSTLTEGVETMLNTLYPNENLSVEEAEKKFMKENRPTSIIQRLIRPEEIASLVAFVGSPLSSAINGAALRIDGGLVRSIF
- the rsgA gene encoding ribosome small subunit-dependent GTPase A gives rise to the protein MNKYNETLLAPYGWNQELQQRWMQAFANGEQEQKQEVRPETSRGTGTALLPARVIADLGHKYRLITPLGELWGELSGKYRFMLSEGEGGLVPVVGDWVAADCRPSDGSATIRGVLARKSQISRQAAGQETKEQIVAANVDVLFLVAALNHDFNVRRLERYLIMAYSSGAMPVIVLSKADLCSDLPLYLAQAEGAAPGVPVLAVSALEDHGIEQLAPYLSGARTCALAGSSGSGKSTLLNRLAGREIQATGGIRESDSRGRHTTTHRELFPLPGGGVLIDTPGMRELQLWDGGHDGLSSAFSDIEELAQRCRFRDCRHRGEEGCAVREAVASGELENSRLVNYHKTQRELDYQAAKERKQQAVRVRGGSRKKSRTPADWRKEY
- a CDS encoding alpha-mannosidase; amino-acid sequence: MLFTLEKLERRINELAGLRYREPLMLETLRIVPGDLAYDDAVKQAGDYPVVRIGDRWGGRDVYAWFVAELSFPESWRGQDIVGLIKLGETGGGNCSGYESQVYWNGEALQALDRNHGELFVPAASVEAGQALLAIRAWSGLTAPNGDQVPFDHRVDRLEFAVLDGVVDDLYYTALHMLQTVKVLDDRVLEKQAMIAALNKAFACIDWSVKGSDNFYRSVAEARQLLHEELASIPRGPRPQITAVGHCHIDVAWLWRLKHTREKSGRSFSTVLQLMDRFPEYVFIQSQPQLYAYLKEDFPELYAKIKQRVQEGKWEATGGMWLESDCNIPSGESLVRQLLVGKRFFREEFGVDNKVLWLPDVFGYSWALPQILKKSGIDYFMTTKISWSQFNRFPYDTFTWRGIDGTELLTHYITTPDSDGSWYYTYNGNVTGSSVQGLWDNYRQKDINDKLLLAYGWGDGGGGPTRDMIEAVRRYEDMPAAPQVKPGGAETFFKELEESVRGEQRLHLWDGELYLEYHRGTYTSQAYNKKMNRRMEQLLHQAEFINTLAYVLNPAHRYPDAELGGVWQTVLRNQFHDIIPGSSIREVYEDSRVEYEEAQQTALKLMAEGIAGLHPSESQTAGAAYPGSAPAAGQRIVRVFNGLGWQRSFMADVVLEDGEDTGNAEDWSWYSADGELLESQVQAQAEAGSGKTVSVSVRNVPAYGYTTLYGRKETPAAAAEPAVNTDWAITEGAVETPFYSIRLNEAGQLVSLLDKRALREVLKPGEPANVLQVFEDKPMNFDAWDIDIFYQEKMKVIDDLQEIKVLEEGPLRGVLLLKYRYLNSEITQKMTVYRDNPRIDFVTEADWHEHQQLLKAAFPVDIRSTKATYEIQFGNVERPTHWNTSWDYARFESVAQRWVDLSEGGYGVSLLNDCKYGHDIRGHVIRLSLIKSATWPDGSADQGHHAFTYSLLPHSGGWLEGGTQQAACELNQPLAAVGLEAGQTAGPAELGMLDINLPNVLIDTVKKAEDSSAMIVRLYEFGGSRGTARLTLASELGGILRAEETDLLEENPEPLKVTGQSVELFFKPYEIKTLRITL
- a CDS encoding helix-turn-helix transcriptional regulator, producing the protein MNERRLAIMRLLDSRTKITARELAERFGVSVRTIQRDLDHLQQSGFPLYTETGPHGGYRVLPNRILPPLQLNLTEALGLFLMLRLLEQIKDFPYSAVREHLALQYFAELPRDVQERIDRLQDHLVFPALRNTPSSPFTTDILNAALERREIRFLYASPAGRPEAKQAYPLGIYYDNQRWYMPALANERVLLYRVDRVLELEVLEPFPVPDGNAGAAAKLPTLKAWISAVDERPGVRVVLRFTEFGARLAADEPLFQPIHDGEWVGSVPPSEFRYLSRKLLGYGPDVRVLEPQELRERMRKLLEENLASYLE
- a CDS encoding phosphotransferase; amino-acid sequence: MIELSVPLFASSLDLFRLPSAVQHYSILYESQRKADGQPRIRIIVSVQTDTGQTFIIKIIKETEHPAELINRQSEFSETLRANGFPVPKRHPLPDQRYGKVLAIHGIECAVTVEDQEGQRELPCINPRYVRELAVLMANMHKISARHNCRLDHGTIWDLFNPRSDISRGGNRFLDLPVKDGFNKIDVLLYERIKQLYILKRNELKRVWPQLPSYAVQGDFSTNNVMLNKDGSIRAVIDFNIAGDEKLVNDLVTEGIFICFIMDLEPGLPEDCRHDLLRLFVRTYREQRPLANEEESVLNLLYQLVFPFLWTNIELLEEKLEAENPQAANRHLHNMLRELEEPFFFKNIAC
- a CDS encoding dihydrofolate reductase family protein; translation: MDKQEVVLYVAISLDGYLAREDGSVDWLDQVEGDGGDNGYSDFYRTIGSLVMGRSTYEVVLKLSEEFPYAGKPVYVFTSGAEGITPNEHVVFTAESLEVVTERLKAVSEGDIWLVGGGKLVKGYLEAGLIDRVELAVIPEVLGAGIPLFPKGVPDTKFRLTGIRQLGQIVMLSYRTIRENGENTANR
- the cobA gene encoding uroporphyrinogen-III C-methyltransferase, with the translated sequence MGDKRYRELKDYKAAGTNAGKVSIVGAGPGDPELITVKALRRLEEADLLLYDRLVNRKLLDYAKPEAVKIYCGKAPGRHTLPQEQIQALMVQHALSGKHVVRLKGGDPLVFGRGGEEALAMAKAGISYEIIPGITSALGAAASGAIPLTHRGISASCAFVTGSRCGSGQRQVRWDLLAGAVDTLVIYMGVGELAALCGEMLRSGKAPDTPAAIIERGTTAKQRILTGRLDQLDKLAVSMQAENPALIVIGEVVRVRSELLELEARMMEQTSSA